In Romboutsia lituseburensis, a genomic segment contains:
- a CDS encoding ABC transporter permease — MRTLTMSKRIIKQIIGDKRSLALLFIAPVFVLFLFDVILNATIENPKLLIDTNTKIPIELVDELKKQGDVTKSSDSEGALLDKIKNREYDGLIQISDNKLITTVEGTEMSINASVQKSVATAFSNYTKDTMSSNEKLSMMGIKMMDNEINYINGSSDMNTFDSIAPMMMGFFIFFFVFLLAGIAFLRERISGTLERLMATPIKRYEIVMGYFLGFGVFVMIQTIIIQLFMVYGLGIEIKGNSFSVLLINVLLAAGSLSLGTLLSTFAKTEFQLIQFIPIVILPQILFSGIFSLREAPIWVEGLSKIFPLTYAADALTGVVLRGSTLFDVGTDVLILLGYAILFIVLNTIALKKYRRL; from the coding sequence ATGAGAACTTTAACAATGTCAAAAAGGATTATTAAGCAAATTATAGGAGATAAAAGATCTCTTGCACTTTTATTTATTGCGCCAGTATTTGTATTATTTTTATTTGATGTAATTTTAAATGCAACAATTGAAAATCCGAAATTATTAATAGATACAAATACTAAAATCCCCATTGAATTAGTAGATGAATTAAAAAAACAAGGAGATGTCACTAAAAGTAGTGATTCAGAAGGAGCCTTACTAGATAAAATTAAAAATAGAGAATACGATGGACTAATACAAATAAGTGATAACAAGCTAATAACTACAGTAGAAGGAACAGAGATGAGTATAAATGCATCAGTTCAAAAATCTGTTGCTACTGCTTTTTCAAATTATACAAAAGACACGATGTCTTCAAATGAAAAACTGTCTATGATGGGAATTAAAATGATGGATAATGAGATAAATTACATAAATGGTTCATCTGATATGAATACTTTTGATTCAATAGCTCCAATGATGATGGGATTTTTCATATTCTTCTTTGTATTTTTATTGGCAGGTATTGCATTTTTAAGAGAAAGAATAAGCGGAACATTAGAAAGACTAATGGCAACACCAATAAAAAGATATGAAATTGTAATGGGGTATTTCTTAGGATTTGGTGTTTTTGTAATGATTCAGACAATAATAATTCAATTATTTATGGTATATGGATTAGGAATAGAAATAAAGGGAAATTCATTTTCAGTTCTTTTAATAAATGTATTATTAGCAGCTGGTTCACTTTCTTTAGGTACACTGCTTTCTACATTTGCAAAGACAGAGTTTCAATTAATTCAGTTTATACCTATTGTAATATTACCTCAGATACTATTCAGTGGAATATTTTCTCTAAGAGAAGCACCTATTTGGGTTGAAGGTTTATCAAAGATATTCCCATTAACTTATGCAGCTGATGCGCTAACAGGGGTAGTTCTTAGAGGGTCAACTTTGTTTGATGTAGGTACAGATGTTTTAATATTGTTAGGTTATGCAATTTTATTTATAGTACTAAATACAATTGCATTAAAAAAATATAGAAGGTTATAG
- a CDS encoding ABC transporter ATP-binding protein: protein MSNNVAVKVCNLDVEYDKVKILNNINLNIKEGEIIGLLGPSGSGKTTLVKTIIGMKGFVKGEVIVLDEKMPTLKVVNDIGYMAQSDALYDDLTGIDNVLFFAELYGIKGKIAKQRAMEVLELVDLQKHAKRPVKNYSGGMKRRLSLAIALVHSPRLLILDEPTVGIDPILRKKFWDEFNRIKDSGGTIIVTTHVMDEAYKCNKLALIRNGKIIAEGSPNEIIAASGGQTIEDAFLFYSTEEGE, encoded by the coding sequence ATGAGTAATAATGTAGCAGTAAAGGTATGTAATTTAGATGTTGAGTATGACAAGGTAAAAATATTAAACAATATTAACCTTAACATTAAAGAAGGTGAGATAATTGGATTATTAGGCCCGTCTGGGTCAGGAAAGACTACATTAGTAAAGACTATTATTGGAATGAAGGGATTTGTCAAAGGAGAAGTAATAGTTTTAGATGAAAAGATGCCAACGTTAAAAGTAGTAAATGACATAGGGTATATGGCTCAAAGTGATGCTTTATATGATGATTTAACAGGAATTGATAATGTATTATTCTTTGCAGAACTTTATGGTATAAAAGGCAAAATTGCAAAACAAAGAGCTATGGAAGTCTTAGAATTGGTTGATTTGCAAAAGCATGCTAAGAGACCGGTTAAAAATTATTCTGGTGGGATGAAAAGAAGACTTTCTCTTGCAATAGCGCTAGTTCATAGCCCAAGGCTTTTAATTTTAGATGAACCAACTGTTGGTATAGATCCAATCCTTAGAAAAAAATTCTGGGATGAGTTCAATCGAATTAAAGACAGTGGTGGAACAATTATTGTAACTACACACGTTATGGATGAAGCATATAAGTGTAATAAGTTAGCGCTAATTAGAAATGGAAAAATAATAGCTGAAGGATCTCCTAACGAAATAATAGCTGCATCAGGTGGCCAAACAATAGAAGATGCATTCTTATTCTATAGTACTGAGGAGGGGGAATAG
- the hcp gene encoding hydroxylamine reductase, producing the protein MDYPMFCYQCEQTAGGKGCTKVGVCSKTPEIAALQDLLIYQAKGISCYVNELIKKGEKIDKDIVSFVENSLFTTLTNVNFDGDVHEEMLKKSQQIKQNLRSKVSTCENCCEQATYNLSDTRDKMLEDAKRAGIMYDQNLDADIRSLRQTIIYGLKGISAYGHQARELGYYNDQVDEFYFRALAATCDDNLTVEDLITWTLKTGDMSVAVMQKLDEANTTIYKNPAPHKVNVHVKKGPFIVVSGHDLKDLEMLLKQTEGKGINIYTHGEMIPCHGYPELNKYPHLAGNFGGAWQDQQKEFDNIPGCILMTTNCLMKPRDSYKDRIFTTSVVGWDGVKYIGKTENGEKDFSEIINKALELGGFKEDQEPKEILVGFGHNATLSNAPAIIDAVKSGKLRHFFLIGGCDGARPGRNYFTEFAKQVPNDCIILTLACGKYRFNKLEFGEVAGLPRLLDVGQCNDAYSAVRIALALVDAFDTDVNSLPLSIILSWYEQKAVADLLALLSLGIKGIYLGPSLPAFLSPNVLQYLVDAFDIKPISTPEKDLASCLEVPTK; encoded by the coding sequence ATGGATTATCCAATGTTTTGTTATCAATGCGAACAAACGGCAGGTGGAAAAGGCTGTACTAAGGTAGGTGTTTGTAGTAAAACACCAGAAATAGCAGCTCTTCAAGATTTACTTATATATCAAGCAAAAGGAATAAGTTGTTATGTAAATGAGTTAATAAAAAAAGGTGAAAAAATAGATAAAGATATAGTTAGCTTTGTTGAAAATTCTTTATTTACAACACTTACAAATGTTAACTTTGATGGTGATGTTCATGAAGAGATGTTAAAAAAGTCTCAACAAATAAAGCAAAACTTAAGAAGTAAGGTATCAACTTGTGAAAACTGTTGTGAGCAAGCTACATATAATTTAAGTGACACTAGAGATAAAATGTTAGAAGATGCAAAACGTGCAGGTATAATGTATGATCAAAATTTAGATGCAGATATACGTTCTTTAAGACAAACTATAATATATGGATTAAAAGGAATATCTGCATATGGGCACCAAGCTAGAGAATTAGGATACTATAATGATCAAGTTGATGAATTTTATTTTAGAGCTTTAGCTGCAACTTGTGATGATAATCTAACAGTAGAAGATCTAATAACTTGGACTCTAAAAACAGGAGATATGAGTGTTGCTGTTATGCAAAAACTAGATGAAGCAAACACTACGATATATAAAAATCCAGCGCCTCATAAAGTAAATGTTCATGTAAAGAAAGGGCCATTTATAGTTGTTTCAGGACATGATTTAAAAGACTTAGAGATGCTTTTAAAGCAAACAGAAGGAAAAGGAATAAATATATATACACATGGTGAAATGATTCCTTGCCATGGATATCCAGAGCTTAATAAGTATCCTCACTTAGCAGGAAACTTTGGTGGTGCTTGGCAAGATCAACAAAAAGAATTTGATAACATACCAGGTTGTATACTAATGACTACAAACTGTCTTATGAAGCCTAGAGATTCATACAAAGATAGAATATTTACAACAAGTGTAGTTGGATGGGATGGAGTAAAATATATAGGAAAAACTGAAAATGGAGAAAAAGACTTTAGTGAAATAATAAATAAAGCTTTAGAGCTTGGAGGATTTAAAGAAGACCAAGAACCTAAAGAAATATTAGTTGGATTTGGTCATAATGCTACTTTAAGCAATGCACCAGCTATAATAGATGCAGTTAAGTCAGGAAAATTAAGACACTTCTTCTTAATAGGTGGATGTGATGGTGCAAGACCTGGAAGAAACTATTTCACAGAGTTTGCTAAACAAGTTCCAAATGATTGTATAATACTTACATTAGCTTGTGGTAAATATAGATTCAATAAATTAGAATTTGGTGAAGTAGCAGGGCTTCCTAGATTATTAGATGTAGGTCAATGTAATGATGCTTACTCAGCTGTAAGAATAGCCTTAGCTCTAGTAGATGCTTTTGATACAGATGTAAATAGTTTACCACTTTCTATAATATTATCATGGTATGAACAAAAAGCAGTTGCAGATTTATTAGCACTTTTATCATTAGGTATAAAAGGTATATATCTTGGGCCATCATTACCAGCATTCTTAAGTCCAAATGTACTTCAATACTTAGTTGATGCATTTGATATAAAACCTATAAGTACACCAGAAAAAGACTTAGCATCATGTTTAGAAGTACCTACTAAATAA
- the arsM gene encoding arsenite methyltransferase, with translation MKDITNGDLKNIVRDSYSKIVKEESKLKCCGEDISKSIGYSDDDMETVPKDSNLGLGCGNPHLVANISEGETVLDLGSGAGFDCFLASKKVGDRGLVIGVDMTYEMLNQARNNAIDGNYKNVDFRLGEIENLPVADNIVDVIISNCVINLSPNKQRVYDETYRVLKTGGRLSISDIVLMKDLTTQMKQDEKLYCGUVTGASSVEELEAYLKKSGFKNIKIDVKPVSKEYEQKWGHNLNVGEYIMSASVTANK, from the coding sequence ATGAAAGACATTACTAATGGTGATTTAAAAAATATAGTAAGAGATAGTTATTCTAAAATAGTAAAGGAAGAATCAAAGCTTAAATGTTGTGGAGAAGATATTTCTAAAAGTATAGGGTACTCTGATGATGATATGGAGACTGTTCCAAAAGATTCTAATTTAGGACTAGGATGTGGAAACCCTCATTTAGTTGCAAATATAAGTGAAGGTGAAACAGTGCTAGATTTAGGGAGTGGGGCTGGATTTGACTGCTTCTTAGCGTCAAAAAAAGTTGGAGATAGAGGATTAGTTATAGGTGTAGATATGACTTATGAAATGTTAAATCAAGCAAGAAATAATGCAATAGATGGCAATTATAAGAATGTAGATTTTAGGCTAGGCGAAATTGAAAATCTACCTGTAGCAGATAACATTGTTGATGTTATAATATCAAATTGTGTTATAAATTTATCTCCTAATAAACAGAGGGTATATGATGAAACATATCGTGTTTTAAAAACAGGAGGAAGATTGTCTATATCAGATATAGTTCTTATGAAAGACTTAACTACCCAAATGAAGCAAGATGAAAAATTATATTGTGGCTGAGTTACAGGAGCCTCTTCAGTTGAAGAGTTAGAAGCTTATTTGAAAAAATCAGGATTTAAAAATATAAAAATAGATGTTAAGCCAGTGTCTAAGGAATACGAACAAAAATGGGGACATAATTTAAATGTAGGAGAATACATTATGTCTGCATCTGTCACAGCAAATAAATAA
- a CDS encoding prolyl-tRNA synthetase associated domain-containing protein yields the protein MKKNIYKKLDDLDIKYQILEHKEVFTAEEFYDVTKDMPGYHCKNLFLKNSNKSKNYLLVAKHDKSVNLKDVKVQIGSTRLSFDTPEKLYELLKVTPGSVNPFSIINDKDSQVELLIDSDLLDGNKLNFHPAINTETFNISGEDFNKFLENISNDVTKVNI from the coding sequence ATGAAAAAAAATATATATAAAAAACTAGATGATCTAGATATAAAATACCAAATATTAGAACACAAAGAAGTGTTTACAGCAGAAGAGTTTTATGACGTAACTAAAGATATGCCAGGTTATCACTGTAAAAATCTATTCTTAAAAAACTCAAATAAAAGCAAAAACTATTTGCTAGTAGCAAAGCACGATAAATCAGTAAATCTAAAGGATGTTAAAGTGCAAATAGGAAGTACTCGACTTTCATTTGACACACCGGAGAAGTTATATGAACTATTAAAAGTAACACCTGGAAGTGTAAATCCATTTAGTATTATAAATGATAAAGACAGCCAGGTAGAATTATTAATCGATAGTGATTTATTAGATGGAAATAAACTTAACTTTCATCCTGCTATAAATACAGAAACATTTAATATATCAGGAGAAGATTTTAATAAGTTTCTAGAGAATATAAGTAACGATGTTACAAAGGTAAATATATAA
- the hcp gene encoding hydroxylamine reductase yields the protein MENLMFCYQCQETAGCSGCTKFGVCGKSPDLARMQDLLIYTTKGLSEVTTRLRSEGNSIDSEINHLITINLFTTITNANFDDAVFYARVKETLTVKESLLSKLKNKKNLSEAALWNATSNAEMDVKVNLLSKIKGAILGSGKESVDIDKLLDAKSTKVGVLATKDEDIRSLRELIIYGLKGMSAYMKHANALGYDNEDVNAFMQSTLAKTLDDNLSIDELIALTLETGKVGVDGMALLDSANTGTYGHPEITKVNIGVRNNPGILVSGHDLKDLELLLKQTEGTGVDVYTHSEMLPAHYYPAFKKYSHFAGNYGNAWWKQKEEFESFNGPILMTTNCIVPPKDSYKNRIYTTGAAGFAGVKHIKGISEDNKDFSQIIEQAKKCAPPKQIETGEIIGGFAHNQVFALADQVVEAVKTGAIKKFFVMAGCDGRAKSRNYYTDFAKALPKDTVILTAGCAKYKYNKLNLGDINGIPRVLDAGQCNDSYSLALIALKLKEVFELQDINELPIAFNIAWYEQKAVIVLLSLLYLGVKNIHLGPTLPAFLSPNVANVLIENFGIGGITNVEDDLKMFLG from the coding sequence ATGGAAAATTTAATGTTTTGTTATCAATGTCAAGAGACCGCGGGATGTAGCGGATGTACAAAGTTTGGAGTATGTGGAAAATCACCAGATTTAGCAAGAATGCAAGATCTATTAATATATACAACAAAGGGATTATCAGAAGTAACAACAAGACTTAGATCAGAAGGAAATTCAATAGATTCTGAAATAAATCATTTAATAACTATAAATTTATTTACTACAATAACAAATGCAAACTTTGATGATGCAGTCTTTTATGCAAGAGTTAAAGAAACTTTAACTGTTAAAGAGTCTTTATTATCTAAATTAAAAAATAAAAAGAATTTATCAGAAGCAGCATTATGGAATGCAACTTCAAATGCTGAAATGGATGTTAAAGTAAATTTATTAAGCAAGATAAAAGGTGCTATACTTGGAAGTGGAAAAGAATCTGTTGATATAGACAAATTATTAGATGCAAAATCAACTAAGGTAGGAGTACTTGCAACTAAAGATGAAGATATAAGAAGCTTAAGAGAGTTAATAATATATGGTCTTAAAGGTATGTCTGCATATATGAAACATGCTAATGCATTAGGATATGATAATGAAGATGTAAATGCATTTATGCAATCAACATTAGCTAAGACTTTAGATGATAACTTAAGCATAGATGAATTAATAGCATTAACATTAGAAACGGGTAAAGTAGGGGTAGATGGTATGGCACTTTTAGATAGTGCAAATACAGGAACTTATGGACACCCAGAAATAACTAAAGTAAATATAGGCGTAAGAAATAACCCAGGTATACTTGTATCAGGGCATGACTTAAAAGATTTAGAGTTATTATTAAAGCAAACAGAAGGAACAGGTGTTGACGTATATACTCACTCAGAAATGCTACCAGCTCATTACTATCCAGCATTTAAAAAATATTCTCACTTTGCAGGTAATTATGGAAATGCTTGGTGGAAGCAAAAAGAAGAATTTGAAAGTTTTAATGGTCCAATACTAATGACTACAAACTGTATAGTACCACCAAAGGATAGCTATAAGAATAGAATATATACTACAGGTGCAGCAGGATTTGCTGGAGTTAAGCATATAAAAGGTATAAGTGAAGACAATAAAGATTTTTCACAAATAATAGAACAAGCTAAAAAATGTGCTCCTCCTAAACAAATAGAAACTGGAGAAATAATAGGTGGATTTGCTCATAATCAAGTATTTGCACTTGCAGACCAGGTTGTAGAAGCAGTAAAAACAGGTGCAATAAAGAAATTCTTTGTAATGGCAGGGTGTGACGGTAGAGCTAAATCAAGAAACTATTACACAGATTTTGCAAAGGCACTACCAAAGGATACTGTAATACTTACAGCAGGATGTGCTAAGTATAAATACAATAAACTAAACTTAGGTGATATAAACGGTATACCAAGAGTATTAGATGCAGGTCAATGTAATGACTCGTATTCATTAGCTTTAATAGCTCTTAAATTAAAAGAAGTATTTGAACTTCAAGATATAAATGAATTGCCAATAGCATTCAATATAGCTTGGTATGAGCAAAAGGCTGTAATAGTATTATTATCACTATTATACTTAGGTGTTAAAAATATTCACTTAGGGCCTACATTACCAGCATTTTTATCACCAAATGTAGCTAATGTACTAATTGAAAACTTTGGAATTGGTGGAATAACAAATGTTGAAGATGATTTAAAAATGTTCTTAGGATAA
- a CDS encoding ArsR/SmtB family transcription factor encodes MEIVQMIKALGDENRLRILSILRYGALCVCEIEEILELSQSNASRHLNKLMNAKLVTYYKEAKYVYYKLNEETLNKHPFVKELLDNELDKTDKLKEDFIKTTRCKLNGLSCESIEKSKTN; translated from the coding sequence ATGGAAATAGTACAAATGATAAAAGCTCTTGGAGATGAAAACAGATTAAGAATATTAAGCATACTTAGATATGGTGCTCTTTGTGTTTGTGAAATCGAAGAAATTCTTGAGTTAAGCCAATCAAATGCATCTAGACATTTAAATAAATTAATGAATGCTAAATTAGTAACTTATTATAAAGAGGCTAAGTATGTATATTATAAATTAAATGAAGAGACATTAAATAAACATCCATTTGTAAAAGAGCTTTTGGATAATGAATTAGATAAAACAGATAAATTAAAAGAGGATTTTATAAAGACTACTAGATGCAAATTAAATGGTTTATCTTGTGAATCAATTGAAAAATCAAAAACAAATTGA
- a CDS encoding GNAT family N-acetyltransferase — translation MEFRKSVKTDADRIMEIIKQAQEHFKEQGIDQWQNNYPNKEVINNDIDNEESYVLLKDNEIVATTVASFNKEPTYKTIYEGEWITNDKYVVVHRVAVDNKYKGLGLSNQIFKHVEQLCLDKGVNSFKVDTHTDNKVMQNLLKKNGFKYCGIIYVEDGSERIAFEKVLNKK, via the coding sequence ATGGAATTTAGAAAATCAGTTAAAACAGATGCAGATAGAATAATGGAGATTATAAAGCAAGCACAAGAACATTTCAAGGAACAAGGAATTGATCAATGGCAAAATAATTATCCTAACAAAGAAGTTATAAATAATGATATTGATAATGAAGAAAGTTACGTATTGTTAAAAGACAATGAAATTGTTGCAACTACAGTAGCTTCATTTAACAAAGAACCAACATATAAAACTATTTATGAAGGTGAATGGATAACTAATGACAAATATGTAGTTGTACATAGAGTAGCAGTAGATAATAAATATAAAGGGCTAGGACTTTCAAATCAAATTTTTAAACATGTAGAACAACTTTGCTTAGACAAAGGTGTTAATAGTTTTAAAGTAGATACACATACTGATAATAAAGTTATGCAAAACTTACTTAAGAAAAATGGATTTAAATACTGTGGAATAATTTATGTAGAAGATGGAAGTGAAAGAATAGCTTTCGAAAAGGTTTTAAATAAAAAATAA
- a CDS encoding metallophosphoesterase family protein — translation MKIAVISDIHSNIYALEAVLKDIESRNIDIVICTGDLVGYGTRPNEVIEVIRRNKILTIMGNYDDAIGNHRLVCGCDYPDPKDAQKASASMSFTLSKTTKENKLYLRNLPRDAMISFNNKNIRFVHGSTRLINEYLKEDSIQAKEVMQEITEDILVCGHTHIPYFKQYGDKLLVNAGSVGKPKTNKPDSNYVIIEIKNTNEDFNKEAVNVEIIEVSYDYEMSAKEIELEEMLPNDFAKLLRSGSAK, via the coding sequence ATGAAAATAGCAGTAATATCTGATATACACAGTAATATTTATGCACTAGAAGCTGTACTTAAAGATATAGAATCTAGAAATATAGATATAGTTATATGTACTGGTGATCTAGTAGGGTATGGTACTAGACCAAATGAAGTAATAGAGGTTATAAGAAGAAATAAGATATTAACTATAATGGGAAATTATGATGATGCTATAGGAAACCATAGGTTAGTATGTGGATGCGATTATCCAGATCCTAAAGATGCACAAAAAGCAAGTGCATCAATGAGTTTTACATTATCAAAAACTACTAAAGAGAATAAACTGTATCTAAGAAACTTACCAAGAGACGCTATGATTAGCTTTAATAATAAGAATATACGATTTGTTCATGGAAGTACTAGACTTATAAATGAATACTTAAAAGAAGATTCGATCCAAGCTAAAGAAGTAATGCAGGAAATAACAGAAGATATTTTGGTATGCGGACATACACACATACCTTATTTTAAACAATATGGTGATAAACTTTTAGTCAATGCAGGTAGTGTAGGCAAGCCGAAAACTAATAAACCAGATTCTAATTATGTAATAATAGAAATTAAAAATACAAATGAAGATTTTAATAAAGAAGCTGTAAATGTTGAAATTATAGAAGTATCTTATGATTATGAAATGTCTGCTAAAGAAATAGAGTTAGAAGAGATGTTACCTAATGATTTTGCGAAATTATTACGAAGTGGAAGTGCAAAATAA
- a CDS encoding TetR/AcrR family transcriptional regulator — protein MNNEEKALSTKDTILKVTLDIIKKEGIESITIRKIAREANVNVALINYHFGSKDNLINEALKILIKDMQQLFNTLENNEIEPKKKLKIFLLGYVEILGDNTSIIKKAMADTDKLFQSQLDLLKFVNQMGFGKIKHLIKQITNIEDDKILTFTMFQLVGSIFFPMMALPLVEKGGQIEYKFNDDIEGYIDILIDNFFKEY, from the coding sequence ATGAATAATGAAGAAAAAGCATTATCTACAAAGGATACTATTTTAAAAGTAACATTAGATATTATAAAAAAAGAAGGGATTGAAAGTATAACAATAAGAAAGATAGCTAGAGAAGCAAATGTTAATGTAGCATTAATTAATTATCATTTTGGATCAAAAGATAACTTAATAAATGAAGCATTAAAAATACTTATAAAAGACATGCAACAGTTATTTAATACGCTTGAAAATAATGAAATTGAACCAAAGAAAAAATTAAAGATATTTCTTTTAGGATATGTAGAAATATTAGGAGATAATACATCAATAATTAAAAAGGCTATGGCTGATACTGATAAATTATTTCAATCACAATTAGATTTATTAAAATTTGTAAATCAAATGGGGTTTGGGAAAATAAAGCATTTAATAAAACAAATTACAAACATAGAAGATGATAAAATTTTAACTTTTACAATGTTTCAATTAGTAGGATCTATATTTTTCCCTATGATGGCATTACCCTTAGTTGAAAAGGGAGGTCAAATAGAATATAAATTTAATGATGACATTGAAGGATATATTGATATATTAATAGATAATTTCTTCAAAGAATATTAA
- a CDS encoding ATP-binding domain-containing protein, with protein MGIITKTARETRELYSLLKANNVDVVSIEKDDDDYVNGVLVIPSYLAKGLEFDVVFIYDASDKKYNSEDERLLLYTCCTRALHVLNIYYIGEITPLLK; from the coding sequence ATTGGTATTATTACAAAAACAGCTCGTGAAACTAGAGAGCTATATAGTTTATTAAAAGCAAATAATGTTGATGTAGTATCTATAGAAAAAGATGATGACGACTATGTAAATGGTGTATTAGTAATACCATCATATCTAGCTAAAGGTCTTGAATTTGATGTAGTTTTTATATATGATGCAAGCGATAAAAAATATAACAGTGAAGATGAAAGATTACTACTATACACTTGCTGTACAAGAGCCCTTCATGTGTTAAATATATATTATATAGGAGAAATTACTCCTTTATTAAAGTAA